The genomic window TGGGCAGCCCGCCACTACCAGCACCGTGTCCGGCTGCTGCTGACCCCGACTCGAGCTTTCAGGAGATTGTGGTGACCCAGTTTCTCGACAACCCGCCCCGGCACTTTTTCTTCACTGGCAAGGGCGGTGTCGGCAAGACCAGCATCGCGTGCGCCACGGCCGTGCACCTCGCCCACCAGGGCAAGCGGGTGCTGCTGGTCAGCACCGACCCGGCGAGCAACATCGCCCAGGTGTTCGGTGCCACCATCGGCAACAAGATCACCCCGATTCCGCAGGTGCCCGGCCTCGACGCGCTGGAGATTGACCCCGACGAGGCCGCTGAGGCCTACCGCAACAAGATCCTGGAACCGGTGCGCGCGGTCCTGCCCATCAAGGAGATCGAGGCCATCACCGAGCAGCTGTCGGGCTCCTGCACCACCGAGATCGCCTCGTTCAACGAGTTCACCGACCTGCTCGCCGACACCCAGGCCACCGCCGGCTACGACCACGTCATCTTCGACACCGCCCCCACCGGCCACACCATCCGCCTGCTGCAGCTGCCCGGCAACTGGACCAGTTACCTTGACAACGGCAAGGGCGACGCGTCCTGTCTGGGGCCCATGAGCGGGCTCGAGAAGAACCGCGCCACCTACCGCGCCGCCGTCGAGGCTCTCACCGACCCCACCAGCACCCGCCTGGTGCTCGTCGCCCGGGCCCAGCAGTCCACGCTGCGCGAGGTCGCCCGCACCCTGGACGAGCTCGCCGAGCTCGACATCCACGCCGCCAACCTGGTCGTCAACGGCGTCTTGCCCGCCGCGGCCGCCACCGACGACCTGTCCCGCGCCATCCACGACCGCGAACAGGCCGCGCTCGCTGCCATGCCTGCCGCCCTGGCAGCCCTGCCGCGCGACACGGTGAGCCTCAAGAGCGTCAACATGGTCGGCCTGGAGGCGCTCGCCACCCTGTTCCACGACGAGGACGCCCCGCAGGCCGACGCGCAGGACACCGGCGGGCAGGGCATCGGCCAGCAGCCGTACCTTGCCGGCCTGGTCGACCAGCTCGCCGAGGCCGACCATGGGCTCGTGATGACGATGGGCAAGGGCGGTGTCGGCAAGACCACCGTCGCAGCCGCCATCGCCATCGCCCTGGTGCAGCGCGGCAAGAAGGTCCTGCTCACCACCACCGATCCCGCCGCGCACCTGTCGACCACCCTCGGCAACGACGTCGACGGGCTCGAGGTCAGCGCCATCGACCCTGAGAAGGCCATCCAGGAGTACCGCGACCACGTCATGGCCTCCAAGGGCGCCAAGCTCGACGACGCCGGCCGCGCCGCCCTCGCCGAGGACCTCATGAGCCCCTGCACCGAGGAGATCGCCGTCTTCCAGCAGTTCAGCCGCGCCGTGAACAAGGCCCGCGACCAGTTCGTCATCATGGACACCGCCCCCACCGGCCACACCCTGCTCCTGATGGACGCCACCGGTTCCTACCACCGCGACATCACCCGCCACCTCGACGACGACCAGCGCGGCCACGTCACCACCCCGCTGATGCGGCTCCAAGACCCCGACCACACCAAGATCATCGTGGTCACCCTGCCCGAGACCACCCCCGTCACCGAGGCGCAGGCCCTGGCCAGCGACCTGGAACGCGCCAACATCCACCCGTGGGCGTGGGTCGTGAACAACTCCCTCGCGGCAGCCCACCCCAACAGCCCACTGCTCGCCACCCGCGCACGCTCCGAGCAACAGCAGCTGGACGCGGTGGCCGCCACCACCAACCGCATGGCCGTCATCCCCACCCAGACCCGCGAACCCGTCGGCACGCAACAGCTCACCGCTCTCAGCAACTGACTCAGGGAGTGACGCCTACCCGCCGGACCCAACTGGTGGATCCGGCGGTAGGCGACTGCCTCTTTGCAGGGTGCCACCCGGCCTGTCGGGCTCGGGTGTGGGCGAGGCGGTAGGAGTTGGTGCCGGTTTCGATGATGGTGGCGTTGTAGGTGAGGCGGTCGACGATTGCTGCGCACAGGCGGGGGTCGGTGAAGGTGTCGGTCCAGGCGGAGAAGGACTGGTTGGAGGCGATCGCGATGGCGTTCTTCTCCTCGTGTTCGGTGAGGACCTGGAACAGAAGTTCGGCGCCTCGCCGGTGGAGTTCCATGTAGCCGAGCTCGTCAATGACGAGGAGGTCGACGCGGCCGTAGCGGTTGATGGTCTTGGTGAGTTGTTTCTCGTCGGCGGCTTCGACGAGCTCGTTCACGAGCCGGGTGGCGAGGGTGTATCGGACGCGGTAGCCCTGTTCGGCGGCGGCGGTGCCGAGCGCGATGAGCAGGTGGGACTTGCCGGTGCCGGAGTCCCCGATCAGGCACAGGGGGTCGCCGGGGCGGGGTCGGGTTGGCGTCGGCGCAGGAGTTCGTCGTAGGCGGTGACGGTGGGCAGGGGCCGGGGGTCTTCGGGCAGGTGCGCGATGACGTGGTGCGGGTTGGTGGGGCGTCGGGGTGGCAGGTTCACGACCGTCTCGCCCCTGGTCGGGCTGGCTGGGGCGGGTGTGTGGCCGGTGGCATGGCGGCGGGCTTCGACGGCGACGACGTCGGGGCTGATCGCGCCCACCGACAGGGCCGAGGTGATGCCGGCGATCACCGCGTGGGACGGGAGGGATCGGTGGAGCAGGAGCGCGTCGATCAACGCTTGGGTCCCGGCCACGTCGCCGCTGGTCTTGCGGGCTGCGGCCCAGAACGCGTCGTGGGCCGCGGTGAATGCTCCGGCGGCGCGGGCCTGCGCGAGGGCGGTGGAACCGGGGAACGCGCCGGGCTTGTGCCGCAGCACTTCGAGGTAGTGGTCCAGCTCGACCCGGGTCACGCCACGGGTGCCGAGGCGAGGGTGGGTGGCGAGGACGGTGCGGCCCTCGAACACGACCACGCACGAGGCCCGCGGGGACACGCGGACGCGTTGGCCGATGAGGTGCGCGGGGACGGAGTACTTGACCATGCGGACGGTGATCAGGGCGGAGCGGTCGACGCGGGGGTGCAGGATCAGGCCGGGGTCGAAGTCGTCGGCCGGCAACGGTGCCAGGTGGGGCAGCTCGGCGTGGTGGTCCTGCCCGATCGTGCTCGCGTGCCCGGTGATGCGGCGGGTGTTGTCGTCGTGCTCCCAGGCGCGGATCTTGTCGTTGAGATCGTCCAGGGTGGCGACTTCGGGCATGGGGGTGAGGTGGTTGCGGCGGAACCATCCGACCTCGCCCTCGACGCCGCCCTTCTCGTGGACGCCGTCGATGCCGGGCTGGCAGTAGAACGCGTCGAAGCCGTAGTGGGAGCGGAACAGCACCCAGCGTTCGTTCTCGTCGCGTAGCCGGTCGCCGCCGTGGATGACCTGGACGACGGCGGAGGTGAGGTTGTCGTAGCGGATGTGGCGGGTGGAGATGCCGCCCAGGGCATGGAAGGCCTCGATGTGTCCTTCGAGGAAGGCCTCCTGTCCGCCGGTCGGGTAGACGCGGTGGATGGCCTTGCCGGAGCGGGACAGGCGGTAGACGAACATGTGGCACTTGGTCTTGACGCCGTCCAGGATGACGTAGACCTCGCCGAAGTCGACCTCGGCCTCCGCGCCGGGGGCGTGGTCCTGCGGCACCATCGCCTCCACCCGGCGCCCGGCCTCCAGATCGATCTGCGCGCGCCTGACCCGGACGTAGTCGCGCACCGTGGAGTAGGACAGGTCGGTGGCGCCGTGCTCGTCGCGCAGCCGGGCCAGGATCCTGGTCGCGGTATGGCGCTGCTTGCGCGGCGCGGTCAGGTCATAGGTGAGCGATCTCGTCGATCGCCGGCTTGTACGGGTCCAGGCGCGGTGCTGTGCGGACCGGTTTCTTGCGGGGTGGGGGTTCGGCGGCGGCGAGGGCCTGGCGGACGGTGCGGCGGTGGACTCCGTGTTTGCGGGCGAGCTCGCGGATGGACAGGCCATCGACTCGCGCGTCGTGGCGGATGTCGGCGTACAGCGGCACTCGTGATCCCATCTTGGCTCCCTTGCCCCTGGCGACTGGTTCCCAGTGATGGGGACCAGCGTGAAGGGGTGGGGCCAGTTCAGACCGTCAACACCCCGGCAAGTCGCACGCAGGGCCAGATCAGGCCGTCACAACGGGGCCGAACCAAGCTGGCACAACCATTCGGGTGCACCCCGCGTGAGCGGGGATGATCCCGTGCGGCCCGCGCCGGTGGGCATGGTGGGGCCATGCCCCCCAGCGTAGGCGGGTGTGCCCTAGCTATCGGCACAGACGGGGTCGACGCTTGGAGCCCAATCTGGGCTTCGGCCGAAGCCTCTGACTGAGTGAGTCGCGCTTGCGACGCTGGTAGGTCAGCCCTGTTCCATCGTCTGCGGACGAGGGCGCAATCGCTCGTGGGATAGCGACCGTCAGAGAGAATGCCTGTATGACCCAGATCCGCGACCTGTCCCAGCCCACCACCCCTGACGACGCCGTCCAGCGCCTCATGGCCCAGGAGACCGAGGAGCGACGCGCCACCGCCGCCCCGCCCGAGGCCCTCGGCGAGAGCCAGGGCGCCGACGCTGCCCTGCGCGAGCGCCTCGGTGCCGCCGTCGCGGCGCTGCGCGGCGAGATCCTCGAGCTCTCCCACGACGTCCACGACCACCCTGAGGTCGGCTACACCGAGCACCACGCCATGGCCGCCGTCGCCTCCCTCCTCGAGCGCCACGGCGTCGCCTTCGAGCAGGGCGTCTACGGCATGGAGACCGCGCTGCGCGCGCAGATCGGCTCCGCCGACGCCGGTGCCCCGACGATCGCGATCCTGTGCGAGTACGACGCGCTGCCCGGCATCGGTCACGGCTGCGGTCACAACGTCATGTGCGCTAACTCCGTGGGCGCCTTCCTCGCCCTCGCCGAGCTCGAGGCGGCCGCCCCCGGCACCCTGCCCGGCCGCGTCATCCTCCAGACCACCCCCGCCGAGGAGTCCGACACCGCTAAGGAGCGCCTTGCCCTGGCCGGCATGCTCGACGGCGTCGACGCCGCCATCCAGACCCACTCCTACGCCCGTGACGTCGTCCACCAGACCTGGCTCGGGGTGCGCCGGATGCGCGCCGTCTTCACCGGCGTCCCCTCCCACGCCTCCTCCCAGCCCTTCATGGGCCGCAACGCGCTCGACGCCGCCACCCTCGCCCTCACCGGCATCGGCCTGCTGCGCCAGCAGATCCTCCCGATGGACCGCGTCCACGCGATCGTCGTCGACGGAGGCCAGGTCCCCAACATCATCCCGGAGCGCACCGAGCTGTCCCTCTTCGTGCGCTCCAAGCACCTCGAGACCCTTAAGGACCTCGTGGGTCGGGTCGAGGACGTCCTGCGCGGCGCCGCCCTCATGACCGGCACGGGCCTGGAGATCCTCACGCCCGACTACTCCAGCGAGATGCCGGTGCGCCCCAATGGCCCCCTGTCGGCCGCCTGGACCCGTTCCCAGCGCGAGCGCGGCCGCGACCCGCTGCCCTTCGGCGTCCTGTCCGAGACGGTCGCCGCGGGGACGGACTTCGGCAACGTCTCCCAGCGCGTGCCCGGCATCCACCCGCTCATCGGCGTCACCTCCGGGCCCGCCGTCGCCCTCCACACCCGCGAGATGACGGCGGCCGCCGGCTCCGGGACGGGGGACGCCGCGGCCGTCGACGGCGCCTACGGGCTCGCCGCCGTCGCCCTGGACTGGCTCGTGGACCCCGCGCTGCGCGAGGCCGTCCGCGCCGACTTCGAGGCGAGCGGCGGCGCCGTCGACGTCGCCCGCTTCTGGGACAACTGACGCGGTCCCAGGATCTGCGGCCGGGGCCGCCCCGCCCGGTGGCATACGCAAAACCGGCGCTCTTGGCCCCGATCTGCGGGTCTTCTCCGCAGGTCGGGGCCAAAAGCGCCGGTTCGGCTCGGGTTGCGGCAGATGCTCGGGCGTCTGCGTCCCGTCGCACCCCGCCCCGCGTCAGCCCTGCGCCGGCACGAGCGCGTCGCGCATGACGTCCAGGCCCACGCTGCCCAGCGACAGGGCCCGCGTGTGGAAGCTCTTGAGGGACTCCCCGCGCGCCAGGCACGCGTCGCGCGTCTGCTCCCACAGGCGCTGCCCGACGGCGTAGGACGGCGCCTGCCCCGGCCAGCCGAGGTAGCGGTCCAGCTCGAAGCGCAGGAAGCCCTCGCTCATCGCCACGTTGTGCCGCAGGAAGGCCCACGCGGAGTCGTGGTCCCACGCGCCCTCACCGACCCCTGGCAGGGACGCCAGCTCGGCCGGACGCTCCTTGCCCAGGTGCACGCCGATGTCGAGGACGACGCGCGCCGCCCTCAGCCGCTGCGAGTCGAGGACGCCCATGCGGTCCCCGTCCTCGTCCTGGAAGCCGAGGTCCGCCATGAGCTGCTCGGCGTACAGGGCCCAGCCCTCGCCGTGGCCGCTCACCCAGCAGGCCAGGCGCCGCCAGGAGTTGAGCCGGTCGCGCAGGTAGGTCTGGATGCCGAGCTGGAGGTGGTGTCCGGGCACGCCCTCGTGGAAGACGGTCGTCTTCTCCTGCCAGGTCGCGAAGTCCGTCGTCCCCGCGGGCACGGACCACCACATGCGGCCCGGCCGGGAGAAGTCGTCGGACGGGCCCGTGTAGTAGATCCCGCCGGTCTGGCTCGGGGCGATGCGGCACTCGATGGTGCGCACCGGCTCCGGGATGTCGAAGTGCGTGCCGTCCAGCGCGGCCATGGCGCCGTCGGCGGCCTCCTGCATCCAGGCCTGGAGGGCGTCGGTGCCGTGGAGCTGCCGGGCCGGGTCCGCGTCGAGGCGGTCGAGGGCCTCGCGCACGCTCACCCCGGGACCGTAGAGCCGCTCGGCGATGCCGCGCTGCTCGGCGTCGATGGCGGCGAGGCGCTCGCGGCCCCACTCGTAGGTCTCGTCGAGGTCGACGACGGCCCCCAGGAAGCGGCGGCTGGCGCGCTCGTAGCGCTCGCGGCCCACGCCGTCGGCCTCCCCGGCCAGCG from Actinomyces radicidentis includes these protein-coding regions:
- the arsA gene encoding arsenical pump-driving ATPase, with protein sequence MTQFLDNPPRHFFFTGKGGVGKTSIACATAVHLAHQGKRVLLVSTDPASNIAQVFGATIGNKITPIPQVPGLDALEIDPDEAAEAYRNKILEPVRAVLPIKEIEAITEQLSGSCTTEIASFNEFTDLLADTQATAGYDHVIFDTAPTGHTIRLLQLPGNWTSYLDNGKGDASCLGPMSGLEKNRATYRAAVEALTDPTSTRLVLVARAQQSTLREVARTLDELAELDIHAANLVVNGVLPAAAATDDLSRAIHDREQAALAAMPAALAALPRDTVSLKSVNMVGLEALATLFHDEDAPQADAQDTGGQGIGQQPYLAGLVDQLAEADHGLVMTMGKGGVGKTTVAAAIAIALVQRGKKVLLTTTDPAAHLSTTLGNDVDGLEVSAIDPEKAIQEYRDHVMASKGAKLDDAGRAALAEDLMSPCTEEIAVFQQFSRAVNKARDQFVIMDTAPTGHTLLLMDATGSYHRDITRHLDDDQRGHVTTPLMRLQDPDHTKIIVVTLPETTPVTEAQALASDLERANIHPWAWVVNNSLAAAHPNSPLLATRARSEQQQLDAVAATTNRMAVIPTQTREPVGTQQLTALSN
- a CDS encoding M20 family metallopeptidase, encoding MTQIRDLSQPTTPDDAVQRLMAQETEERRATAAPPEALGESQGADAALRERLGAAVAALRGEILELSHDVHDHPEVGYTEHHAMAAVASLLERHGVAFEQGVYGMETALRAQIGSADAGAPTIAILCEYDALPGIGHGCGHNVMCANSVGAFLALAELEAAAPGTLPGRVILQTTPAEESDTAKERLALAGMLDGVDAAIQTHSYARDVVHQTWLGVRRMRAVFTGVPSHASSQPFMGRNALDAATLALTGIGLLRQQILPMDRVHAIVVDGGQVPNIIPERTELSLFVRSKHLETLKDLVGRVEDVLRGAALMTGTGLEILTPDYSSEMPVRPNGPLSAAWTRSQRERGRDPLPFGVLSETVAAGTDFGNVSQRVPGIHPLIGVTSGPAVALHTREMTAAAGSGTGDAAAVDGAYGLAAVALDWLVDPALREAVRADFEASGGAVDVARFWDN
- a CDS encoding DUF885 domain-containing protein gives rise to the protein MTNPALPEGPRTPTAVDAVAEDHVDRLATLSPEFAVATGLPGHRGALDDYSPAGLAARDDLARRTLSALDGVTPTDDVDAVTVAAMRERLGIDLEDSEAGDDLSYLNVLTSPVQTIRDGFDNLPTATTGDWEDFASCLRDVPRALTGYAESLRLAASRGDVAAARQVRAVIGQARDQAGESASSFTNLLRTAVTADGEALPTALTDELAEAAAVARAGYAEVAEVLEREILPLAGEADGVGRERYERASRRFLGAVVDLDETYEWGRERLAAIDAEQRGIAERLYGPGVSVREALDRLDADPARQLHGTDALQAWMQEAADGAMAALDGTHFDIPEPVRTIECRIAPSQTGGIYYTGPSDDFSRPGRMWWSVPAGTTDFATWQEKTTVFHEGVPGHHLQLGIQTYLRDRLNSWRRLACWVSGHGEGWALYAEQLMADLGFQDEDGDRMGVLDSQRLRAARVVLDIGVHLGKERPAELASLPGVGEGAWDHDSAWAFLRHNVAMSEGFLRFELDRYLGWPGQAPSYAVGQRLWEQTRDACLARGESLKSFHTRALSLGSVGLDVMRDALVPAQG